One Setaria italica strain Yugu1 chromosome I, Setaria_italica_v2.0, whole genome shotgun sequence DNA window includes the following coding sequences:
- the LOC101760590 gene encoding putative 12-oxophytodienoate reductase 8 produces MEAKPIPLLTPHTMGRFHLSHRVVHAPLTRSRCYNNLPGEHVALYYSQRASKGGLLIAESTGVSETAQGYPNTPGIWTKEQVEAWKPVVEAVHRKGGVFFCQIWHVGRASTYDYQPSGQAPISCTDKQITPEVLEDGTVEEFSAPRRLTEDENPHIVNDFRLAARNCIEAGFDGVEIHCAFGYLIEQFMKDSVNDRTDKYGGSMENRCRFALEVIKAAIDEIGADRVGVRLSPYSNCLDCWDSDPDALGLYMIHAMNKLGVLYCSMVEPEGVKVDGKVQIPYKLLHFRKAFAGTFIVAGGYNREEGNKAVSEGYTDLVAYGKWFLANPDLPKRFELNAPLNKYDRSTFYTPDPVVGYTDYPFLDLSSV; encoded by the exons ATGGAAGCAAAGCCAATCCCGCTCCTGACTCCCCACACCATGGGGAGGTTCCACCTCTCCCACAG GGTTGTCCACGCGCCGCTCACGAGATCAAGGTGCTACAACAACCTTCCTGGAGAACACGTCGCGCTGTACTACTCCCAGAGGGCCTCCAAAGGTGGTCTACTAATCGCTGAATCCACTGGGGTCTCGGAGACCGCTCAGGGTTACCCAAACACGCCAGGTATATGGACCAAGGAGCAGGTGGAGGCTTGGAAGCCGGTGGTGGAAGCTGTGCATCGCAAGGGGGGAGTTTTCTTCTGCCAGATATGGCATGTAGGCAGGGCTTCTACTTATG ATTATCAGCCCAGTGGACAAGCACCGATTTCTTGTACAGACAAGCAGATTACACCCGAGGTCCTGGAGGATGGAACTGTGGAGGAATTCTCTGCCCCAAGGAGACTTACAGAAGATGAGAACCCTCACATTGTCAATGATTTTCGGCTTGCTGCTAGGAATTGCATTGAAGCAG GCTTTGATGGAGTCGAAATCCACTGTGCCTTTGGCTACCTAATCGAGCAGTTCATGAAAGACAGTGTCAACGACAGAACTGACAAATATGGTGGAAGCATGGAAAACCGCTGTCGCTTCGCTCTAGAGGTAATTAAAGCAGCCATCGATGAGATTGGAGCAGACAGGGTCGGTGTCCGTCTCTCACCATACTCAAACTGCCTGGACTGCTGGGATTCAGACCCAGATGCACTCGGCCTGTACATGATCCACGCCATGAACAAGCTGGGCGTCCTCTACTGCAGCATGGTTGAGCCTGAGGGGGTCAAAGTGGATGGTAAGGTGCAGATCCCCTACAAGCTGCTGCATTTCAGGAAGGCATTTGCTGGGACTTTCATTGTTGCTGGAGGATACAACAGGGAAGAAGGCAACAAGGCAGTGTCCGAGGGTTACACTGACCTGGTGGCATATGGCAAATGGTTTCTGGCGAACCCAGACTTGCCCAAGCGGTTTGAGCTGAATGCACCTCTGAACAAGTACGACAGATCAACGTTCTACACCCCTGATCCAGTTGTCGGGTATACCGATTACCCTTTTCTTGATCTTTCATCTGTGTGA
- the LOC101760184 gene encoding COX assembly mitochondrial protein 2 homolog — protein MHPPLTLHRHPMCAEIIEEFQKCHLDHPVKKFFGECTDLKIKLDRCFRQEKALKRKANFEESKKFKEQLQAYKREIAEKNEE, from the exons ATGCATCCCCCTCTGACTTTACACAGGCATCCTATGTGTGCTGAG ATTATTGAAGAATTCCAGAAGTGCCATCTGGATCACCCTGTCAAGAAGTTCTTCGGAGAATGCACAGACCTTAAAATAAAGCTTGATCGCTGCTTCCGACAGGAG AAAGCATTGAAGAGAAAGGCAAACTTTGAAGAGAGCAAGAAATTTAAAGAACAGCTGCAGGCTTACAAAAGGGAAATTGCAGAGAAGAATGAGGAATGA
- the LOC101759772 gene encoding monooxygenase 1: MMEAVHGIVIVGGGICGLATALALHRKGIPSLVLEKSETLRTEGGSIGVHVNGWRVLEQLGVAPELRKTADVVTEFHDVWQQKQGNKSVVVPVRGELRWLKRRDLVETMAKNIPSGAIRFSCHIAAIRPANPGSHGVVLTTLDGSIIRAKALIGCDGSNSVVAKYLGLSPAKSTSRMLLRGYTRYPHGHPFGPHFLRLRGNGFFVGRSPMTDNLVNFFVALWHPGADATKDASAMKELVLEKLKGQCSDEIIEMVRDPEPDSLILLTKIWYRPPWQVMFSSFRRGTATVAGDAMHVMGSYIGQGGSASMEDALVLARSLSRAAAAAGGSGGDELCEKKISAAMGEYVRERRLRIVRLSLESFTMGTLLATKSLLTKLACFAILSLLGTASLGHTKYDCGRL, encoded by the exons ATGATGGAGGCGGTCCATGGCATCGTCATCGTCGGTGGTGGCATCTGCGGCCTCGCCACTGCTCTTGCTCTTCACCG GAAAGGGATTCCTAGCCTCGTGTTAGAGAAGTCCGAGACTTTACGAACGGAAGGCGGGTCCATTGGTGTCCATGTCAATGGATGGCGTGTTCTAGAGCAACTTGGGGTTGCTCCAGAGCTCCGGAAGACTGCCGACGTTGTTACCGA GTTTCACGACGTGTGGCAGCAAAAGCAAGGAAACAAGAGCGTTGTGGTGCCTGTCAG GGGTGAGCTCCGATGGTTGAAAAGAAGGGATCTGGTCGAGACAATGGCCAAGAACATACCTTCAGGAGCAATCCGCTTCAGCTGCCACATTGCAGCGATACGCCCAGCAAATCCGGGGAGCCATGGCGTGGTTCTTACAACACTGGACGGCAGTATCATCAGGGCCAAG GCCCTGATCGGATGCGATGGCTCGAACTCAGTGGTAGCCAAGTACCTGGGCTTGTCCCCGGCGAAATCAACCTCTCGCATGCTTCTTCGCGGATACACGAGATACCCACATGGACATCCATTCGGACCCCATTTCCTGCGCTTAAGAGGCAATGGTTTCTTTGTCGGGCGCTCTCCCATGACTGACAATCTAGTGAATTTCTTCGTAGCCCTTTGGCACCCTGGTGCAGATGCCACCAAGGACGCGAGCGCCATGAAGGAACTGGTGCTCGAGAAGCTCAAGGGCCAGTGCTCCGACGAGATCATCGAGATGGTCCGTGATCCGGAACCCGACTCGCTGATCCTCCTGACCAAGATCTGGTACCGGCCGCCATGGCAGGTCATGTTCAGCAGCTTCCGGAGGGGCACGGCGACGGTCGCCGGCGACGCGATGCACGTCATGGGGTCGTACATCGGCCAGGGGGGCTCGGCGTCGATGGAGGACGCCCTCGTGCTCGCCCGGTCGCTGTCgcgagctgccgccgccgccggcggttcAGGTGGGGATGAGCTGTGCGAGAAGAAAATCAGCGCGGCGATGGGGGAGTACGTCAGGGagaggaggctgaggatcgTGAGGCTGTCGCTGGAGTCCTTCACCATGGGGACGCTGCTTGCAACCAAGTCGCTGCTCACGAAGCTCGCCTGCTTCGCCATCTTGTCTCTGTTGGGAACCGCTTCACTCGGCCACACCAAGTATGACTGTGGTCGCCTCTAA